The genomic interval TTACGCAACCAACAAGTATGAGTTTTTCCCGGAGAACAGGGAGACCTCATTTGGATTGCTCAGCAATCCTTTAGCTTTCAAGGTGTACTACGATGGCTGGGAGCACAATACCTACCAAACTGGATTAACCGCAGCAACAATAACCTTTCGTCCCGCTGAATCGTTGGCACTCAAGTTTATTGCTTCATCGTACATTTCTAGCGAGAGGGAGACCTACGATATTCTGGGAGAGTATTGGATAAATGAGCTCGATAATTCACTTGGCTCCAGTACATACTCCGACAGCTTGGTCAATGTGGGTATTGGATCATTTCTCAACCATGCACGCAATAGCCTGGATGCTTATGTGTACTCTTTTCATCACAAGGGAACCTATGTCAAAGGAAATAGCACCCTACAGTGGGGTGTAAAGGTTCAGCGAGAGCGCGTTTTTGATAACGTAAAGGAGTGGGAACTGATTGACTCTGCCGGCTATAGCCTTCCAAATGGAGGGAATAGCTTGAATTTGTACTCGCTGGCCAGTGCCCATAATCGTTTTGATGCATACCGGCATTCGGGGTACATTCAAGAAAAGTACGAATTTAACGCTGGCAAAGCAGAACTTTCAGTTACCGCTGGTGTAAGAGCCACATATTCAATGCTAAATGGGGAGTTGAATATTAGCCCCCGATTTTCTTTGGAGTATACTCCTCATGAAGGCAGCCCCGTTTCCTTTCATCTCTCTGGAGGTTCTTACGTTCAACCTCCTTTTGTTAAGGAGCTGCAGGATGAGACTGGCAAAATGAATTTCAACCTCAAAGCACAAAAATCGATACAAATTGTGGCGGGTTCGCGATACGACTTTTCGGCATTTGGAAAGCCATTTCGGTTTACCTCAGAGGTTTTTTACAAGCGGATGCGCAATCTGGAACCCTATAAGATGGATAATATCCAAGTAACCTATTCTGGAATGAATGTGGCAAATGGGTATGCATACGGTGCTGATTTTAAGGTAAATGGCGAACTCCTTCCTGATGCAGAAAGCTGGGTGAGCTTGTCTTTCCTTAGCTCTCGTGAGCATGTGGATTCGTATGTAGCCTCTGACGGAACTCTTGTTCACGCTGGCTATTTTCCAACGCCTAACGATCAGCGGCTGAACCTCTCCATGTTTTTTCAGGATTACCTAGCGGGCAATCCTACGGTGAGGGTGCATCTTACCCTGCAGTATGGTACCGGGTTACCTTTTTTTTCGCCTGAAAAAGATAGGTGGGACAACTACTTCCGGATGCCTCCTTATAGAAGGGTAGACATTGGGTTTACCAAGGTGTTGATCGACAAT from Williamwhitmania sp. carries:
- a CDS encoding TonB-dependent receptor, which codes for EGTALKGRLTHISGYRYKTSKYLLGTLDTKGEYYPSFSDFQTFINYDISSTISASLLGSYATNKYEFFPENRETSFGLLSNPLAFKVYYDGWEHNTYQTGLTAATITFRPAESLALKFIASSYISSERETYDILGEYWINELDNSLGSSTYSDSLVNVGIGSFLNHARNSLDAYVYSFHHKGTYVKGNSTLQWGVKVQRERVFDNVKEWELIDSAGYSLPNGGNSLNLYSLASAHNRFDAYRHSGYIQEKYEFNAGKAELSVTAGVRATYSMLNGELNISPRFSLEYTPHEGSPVSFHLSGGSYVQPPFVKELQDETGKMNFNLKAQKSIQIVAGSRYDFSAFGKPFRFTSEVFYKRMRNLEPYKMDNIQVTYSGMNVANGYAYGADFKVNGELLPDAESWVSLSFLSSREHVDSYVASDGTLVHAGYFPTPNDQRLNLSMFFQDYLAGNPTVRVHLTLQYGTGLPFFSPEKDRWDNYFRMPPYRRVDIGFTKVLIDNPTRKKVNNFAGLFRSLMVTVEVFNLLDINNTVSYLWVRTVGNQEGIPNMLAIPNYLTSRRFNLKLSAKF